The window CGGGAGCCCCGTTGCCCCCGGTAAAGCCGAAGGTGATGGCCCCGGCAGGGCAGTTGTAGCTCACCAGGGTAGCGGCTAAGGCGCTGCCTGCGGGGGGCGGGGTGGTGGTTTGACTCGCCACGGGGCTAACGGTGAGTTGGAAACTGGTGCTGTTGGTGAGCCCACCGGGGTCGGTGGCAGTGAGGGTGATGGTGCTCACCCCCGACAGAGAGGGTGTGCCGGTGAGGGTGTTGCCGGTGAGGGCCAGCCCGGCGGGCAGACCAGTGGCCGAAAGCACCAGACTCGCCGGCGTCTGGGCGTCGGTGAAGACCGAGCCCACGTTGAGGCTGTAGCCCACCCCGAGGGTGGCCGACTGAGGCCCGACGGCATTGGCGAGGGTGGGCGGGGTGTTGCCCCCACCCCCGGCACAGGTGGCTCGGGCGTCCCAACGGAGGGAGACGGTGATGCCATTCTGGGTGGCCAGGATGGTGAAGGGCTCCACGTTGGGGCTCTGGTTACGGATGTCCTGAGCGAGCTGGGTGTCGACGGTGGCCGAGCAGGAGGTGGTGGGGGCGGTGATGCCGATGGCCGCGTAGGTAATGGGCGTACCATTGCCCCCGCTGACACGGAACTGGATCTGCCCGGTGCTGCAGTTGTAGGCGGGCTCGAGCAGGGTGAGTGGTGTGCCGAGAGTGCTGGGGTCGGCCCCGCAGAAGACGGGCGGGTTGAGGACGGTAAGGGTAAACTGGGCGGTAGCCGAGCAGCCGTTGGGTGCCGTACCGGTAACCGAATAAACGGTGGAACCGGTGGCCGACGTGGGGGGCTGGATGGCGGAGGAGGAGGCCCCGGTGTTCCACTGGTAGTTGGCCCCCCCGGTGGCGGTTAGGGTGACGCTCTGTCCCTGGGCGACGGCGGGCGCGGGAGCCGCGTTAATGGTCAGGGGTGGCGCGGTCGTGCTGCCGGTGACGGAGACGGTAGCCAGAGCCGAGCAACCGCCCACGCCGGTGACGACTACCGAGTACGTGCCGGCCGTTGAGACAGTAGCGGTGTTGGTGGCCCCGGTCTGACTCAAGCCCGGTCCAGTGAAAGCATAGCTTGCTCCGGCTGGAGCTGCGGTGAGGAGTACAGTCGGATTGCTACAGGAGATGGAGCCGGACGCGACGAGGGTGGCATTGACGGCATTGGTGGCACTTTCGACGGTGGTGGTGGCAGTTGCCGTGCANCCGTTGGNTCCGGTGANNGTGACCGAGTAGAGCCCCCCGGCNGAGANGGNNGCNGTNTTNCNNGNNCCNGNNTGGNTCAATCCNGGNCCNGNNAANNGGTAGGTGCCCTGNCCGGCGGGTGANGCCGTGAGGGTAACGGTTGGGTTGGCGCAGGTCACCGAGCCGGATGCGGCCAGGCTCACCACTGGTGAGGTTTTGTCTTCGCTCACGCCGACCGAAGCAGTGGCCGCGCAGCCGTTGGTGGTGGTAACCGTGAGCGAATAGGTGCCCGCCGAGTTGACGGTCCGGGTGGCACTGGTGGAGCCATCGTCCCAGCGGTAGGTGCCTTCACCCGAGGCTGTCAGGGTAGCCGTGGGGTTGGTGCAGGTAAGGGTTGTCGACGGAGCGGCAATGCTTGCTGTGGGCGGGACATTGACCGTCAGGCTGATAACCGACGAGTTGATTCGGCCGTTTTGGGCGACAGTAAGCGTATAACTTTGCGTACCCGACCCCGTGGCGGTCAGACTCTGATTAAAAGCGGGACTTATTGTGCTACCTGTGATAGGCTCAATGCCGTTGGTTAAGGTGAAGGCATATGTGCCTGTCACATTACCCACATTAGCAGTAAAGGTTAGCGGATTATCTGCACAGACCGTAGCGGGTGTAACGGCAACGTCCGTGAGTAAGATGTCGTCCAAGAGCTTGACAACAAAAAAATCTTCAATTCCCGCTGAGCTGAGGGGGGTAGTGCCGGGGCCGGGGTCGAAGTCGACCGTTTCTGCAAAAGATCCCGTTAGATAGATATTTCCCGCGTCATCCAATGCCACTGAATAGCCAACATCACCACTACTCCCTCCCATGTTTCTGGCCCAATGTAGATTACCTGACGCGTCTAATT is drawn from Rudanella lutea DSM 19387 and contains these coding sequences:
- a CDS encoding SBBP repeat-containing protein, with amino-acid sequence MKKYHHYAGGNGPHRLLPLLLIVCLFTGLALFPAQLTAQTLQWAKSLGGSSLEVGRSVAVDAAGNVYTTGYFTETADFDPSLGISTLISAGALDIFITKFTTSGDLVWARSIGGINNDVGFSVAVDAAGNVYTTGSFQGIVDVDPGSGTINFTSAGSSDIFVIKFNASGELVWAKSIGDSNADIGRSITVDAAGNVYTTGSFQGMVDVDPGPGTINLTSAGSSDIFVIKFNASGELVWARNVGGSSFDGGNAVAVDAVGNVYLTGYFIGTVDFDPGTSTSNLTSMGREDIFITKLNAAGSLVWARSIGGSSVEEGQSVALDPGGNIFLTGFFRGTVDADPGPDNTLLTSAGSQDIFVSKLDASGNLHWARNMGGSSGDVGYSVALDDAGNIYLTGSFAETVDFDPGPGTTPLSSAGIEDFFVVKLLDDILLTDVAVTPATVCADNPLTFTANVGNVTGTYAFTLTNGIEPITGSTISPAFNQSLTATGSGTQSYTLTVAQNGRINSSVISLTVNVPPTASIAAPSTTLTCTNPTATLTASGEGTYRWDDGSTSATRTVNSAGTYSLTVTTTNGCAATASVGVSEDKTSPVVSLAASGSVTCANPTVTLTASPAGQGTYXXXGPGLXXXGXXXTAXXSAGGLYSVTXTGXNGCTATATTTVESATNAVNATLVASGSISCSNPTVLLTAAPAGASYAFTGPGLSQTGATNTATVSTAGTYSVVVTGVGGCSALATVSVTGSTTAPPLTINAAPAPAVAQGQSVTLTATGGANYQWNTGASSSAIQPPTSATGSTVYSVTGTAPNGCSATAQFTLTVLNPPVFCGADPSTLGTPLTLLEPAYNCSTGQIQFRVSGGNGTPITYAAIGITAPTTSCSATVDTQLAQDIRNQSPNVEPFTILATQNGITVSLRWDARATCAGGGGNTPPTLANAVGPQSATLGVGYSLNVGSVFTDAQTPASLVLSATGLPAGLALTGNTLTGTPSLSGVSTITLTATDPGGLTNSTSFQLTVSPVASQTTTPPPAGSALAATLVSYNCPAGAITFGFTGGNGAPVEYLAIGVTGWTTNPSHVVEAGLRLDPKPITIRVRQNGVEGT